A DNA window from Babylonia areolata isolate BAREFJ2019XMU chromosome 28, ASM4173473v1, whole genome shotgun sequence contains the following coding sequences:
- the LOC143302118 gene encoding uncharacterized protein LOC143302118: protein MGWSVLSCVVFAIFLSIKAEPVVSSPPEDKSLSPDPPALYNSGHKPDNHHPLRDFVERKSALVEERVNGAYSDLKEMLKEGDSRLKERIDEGLQHAKEERKEGDERLKEELDEDVDWLKARMDKRQRQTEDEVAEGEAETSKEITELKKAVGKLRDNVEQWTQLDRPMMKDLKQQQQIFDFRSELNSTNQQMSDFRSELNSNNQQMSDFRSELDSTNQQMSDFRSELDSNNQQMSDFRSELDSNNQQMSDFQQELNSTKQQIYAATEMMRSLNVSVAAKQASFRAVLENPQVAANAPIPFGLDFVVGDGDYDLGTGVYTAAIPGVYSLGFQLFPQSPANYHVDMFITGTIAIRSRSHNSANYRTSCGASSVFRLRRGDRVWVQTQHTGAYWPGYHSYFFGALLSPEP from the exons ATGGGGTggtctgttctgtcctgtgttgtgtttgcCATCTTCCTCAGTATTAAAGCAGAGCCAGTGGTCAGCTCACCACCAGAGGACAAATCCCTGTCTCCTGATCCCCCTGCCCTCTACAACAGCGGCCATAAACCAGACAATCATCACCCGCTGCGAGATTTCGTAGAGCGTAAGAGTGCTCTTGTTGAGGAGCGAGTGAACGGAGCGTACAGTGATTTGAAAGAAATGCTCAAAGAGGGAGATTCACGCTTAAAGGAGCGGATCGATGAGGGCTTGCAACATGCCAAGGAGGAACGGAAGGAAGGCGATGAGAGGCTGAAGGAGGAGCTGGATGAAGACGTGGACTGGCTGAAAGCGAGAATGGACAAAAGACAACGACAGACAGAGGACGAGGTGGCGGAGGGGGAGGCCGAGACAAGCAAAGAGATAACAGAGCTGAAGAAAGCCGTGGGGAAACTGCGAGACAACGTCGAGCAATGGACACAACT GGACCGCCCGATGATGAAAGACctgaagcagcaacagcagataTTCGACTTCCGGTCAGAACTGAACAGCACTAACCAACAGATGTCCGACTTCCGGTCAGAActgaacagcaacaaccaacagATGTCTGACTTCCGGTCAGAACTGGACAGCACTAACCAACAGATGTCCGACTTCCGGTCAGAACTGGACAGCAACAACCAACAGATGTCTGACTTCCGGTCAGAACTGGACAGCAACAACCAGCAGATGTCCGACTTCCAACAAGAACTGAACAGCACGAAGCAGCAGATATATGCTGCGACTGAAATGATGCGCTCCCTGAACGTCAGTGTTGCTG CCAAACAAGCGTCATTCCGAGCTGTGCTGGAGAATCCCCAAGTCGCGGCCAACGCGCCCATTCCTTTTGGCCTGGACTTTGTCGTGGGGGATGGAGACTACGACCTAGGCACTGGCGTGTACACGGCAGCCATCCCTGGAGTGTACTCCCTGGGATTCCAGCTGTTCCCCCAGAGTCCGGCCAACTATCACGTTGACATGTTCATCACAGGCACCATTGCGATTCGTTCCCGCAGTCACAACAGCGCGAACTACCGGACCTCATGCGGGGCCTCGTCTGTCTTCCGCTTGCGGagaggggacagggtgtgggtgcAGACGCAGCACACAGGGGCGTACTGGCCCGGCTATCACAGCTATTTCTTTGGTGCTCTCCTTTCTCCAGAACCCTGA
- the LOC143301806 gene encoding YEATS domain-containing protein 4-like isoform X2 produces MADGGQRIKGLTIIKPIVYGNVARYFGKKREEDGHTHQWTVYLKPYRNEDMSAYVKKVHFKLHESYPNPNRVVLKPPYEVTETGWGEFEIIIKIYFNDHNERPVTIYHLLKLFQSETDIMLGKKSLVAEFYDELVFQDPTSSMQQMLSNVRPICVGTYKHETDFEEKKERTLNNILLAKNKIRYEISELNDRLKASKEANAKLKAEIAKLEAEEKTDPDVVL; encoded by the exons ATGGCTGATGGTGGACAGAGGATAAAG GGACTGACTATCATCAAGCCGATAGTGTATGGAAATGTGGCTCGCTACTTTggtaagaagagagaggaggatggtcaTACCCATCAGTGGACGGTCTACCTGAAGCCGTACCGCAATGAG GACATGTCAGCTTACGTGAAGAAAGTCCATTTCAAATTGCACGAGAGCTATCCTAACCCCAACAGAG tggtgtTGAAGCCACCCTACGAAGTGACGGAGACTGGATGGGGGGAGTTTGAGATCATCATCAAGATCTACTTCAACGACCACAACGAGAGACCA GTGACGATCTACCACCTGCTGAAGTTGttccagagtgaaacagacatcaTGCTGGGGAAAAAATCCTTGGTGGCGGAGTTCTACGACGAACTG GTGTTCCAAGACCCAACCAGCTCCATGCAGCAGATGTTGTCCAACGTGCGGCCCATCTGTGTGGGGACTTACAAGCACGAGACTGACT tcgaggagaagaaggagagaaccCTGAACAACATCCTTTTGGCCAAGAACAAGATCCGCTACGAGATCTCGGAGCTGAACGACCGGCTCAAGGCCAGCAAAGAGGCCAATGCCAAGCTGAAGGCGGAGATTGCCAAGCTGGAGGCCGAAGAGAAGACAGACCCCGACGTCGTTTTGTAG
- the LOC143301806 gene encoding YEATS domain-containing protein 4-like isoform X1, with amino-acid sequence MADGGQRIKTLSSSSEDDESEVQAPSAASVRQREGTASTRGGHGGGGGRGRKKRGRGGGGGGGRGGRGGRGTPTAAALESASQWTTGAKFQGLTIIKPIVYGNVARYFGKKREEDGHTHQWTVYLKPYRNEDMSAYVKKVHFKLHESYPNPNRVVLKPPYEVTETGWGEFEIIIKIYFNDHNERPVTIYHLLKLFQSETDIMLGKKSLVAEFYDELVFQDPTSSMQQMLSNVRPICVGTYKHETDFEEKKERTLNNILLAKNKIRYEISELNDRLKASKEANAKLKAEIAKLEAEEKTDPDVVL; translated from the exons ATGGCTGATGGTGGACAGAGGATAAAG ACGCTCAGCTCAAGCAGTGAGGATGATGAGTCGGAAGTGCAGGCGCCTAGTGCCGCCagtgtgaggcagagagagggtaCTGCTAGCACTAGAGGTgggcatggaggaggaggaggtaggggtaggaagaagaggggtagaggaggaggaggaggaggcgggaggggtgggagaggtgggcggGGCACCCCCACAGCCGCAGCTCTTGAGAGTGCTTCACAGTGGACAACAGGCGCTAAATTCCAG GGACTGACTATCATCAAGCCGATAGTGTATGGAAATGTGGCTCGCTACTTTggtaagaagagagaggaggatggtcaTACCCATCAGTGGACGGTCTACCTGAAGCCGTACCGCAATGAG GACATGTCAGCTTACGTGAAGAAAGTCCATTTCAAATTGCACGAGAGCTATCCTAACCCCAACAGAG tggtgtTGAAGCCACCCTACGAAGTGACGGAGACTGGATGGGGGGAGTTTGAGATCATCATCAAGATCTACTTCAACGACCACAACGAGAGACCA GTGACGATCTACCACCTGCTGAAGTTGttccagagtgaaacagacatcaTGCTGGGGAAAAAATCCTTGGTGGCGGAGTTCTACGACGAACTG GTGTTCCAAGACCCAACCAGCTCCATGCAGCAGATGTTGTCCAACGTGCGGCCCATCTGTGTGGGGACTTACAAGCACGAGACTGACT tcgaggagaagaaggagagaaccCTGAACAACATCCTTTTGGCCAAGAACAAGATCCGCTACGAGATCTCGGAGCTGAACGACCGGCTCAAGGCCAGCAAAGAGGCCAATGCCAAGCTGAAGGCGGAGATTGCCAAGCTGGAGGCCGAAGAGAAGACAGACCCCGACGTCGTTTTGTAG